In a single window of the Streptomyces sp. NBC_00285 genome:
- a CDS encoding carbohydrate ABC transporter permease, whose amino-acid sequence MSQTTQAPRPPTDSEGVAPKARRRPASPQWAAWAFLTPVTLYLALFYAYPLYRNLDLSLRNYTVRSFVQGNAPFTGLKNYRTVFDDPTFAPALLHTVVFTAVCLVFQYAIGLALAVFFNQHFRLSATLRALFLVPWLLPLIVSASTWSWMLNSESGVVNALLHAVGIGPVNWLTSPSWSLASVIIANIWIGVPFNLVVLYSGLQSIPASLYEAAALDGANAWQRFRSVTFPLLRPVSAITLLLGLVYTLKVFDIIWIMTKGGPADSSTTFATWSYQLGFGNLLPAFGPGAAVGNLLVVAALAFGLIYLKVQRKQAQS is encoded by the coding sequence ATGAGCCAGACGACACAGGCGCCGCGCCCCCCGACCGACTCCGAAGGCGTGGCCCCGAAGGCGCGGCGCCGACCCGCCTCCCCGCAGTGGGCCGCCTGGGCGTTCCTCACCCCGGTGACCCTCTACCTCGCCCTGTTCTACGCCTATCCCCTCTACCGAAACCTCGATCTGAGCCTGCGCAACTACACCGTCCGCTCCTTCGTCCAGGGCAACGCCCCCTTCACTGGCCTGAAGAACTACCGGACCGTCTTCGACGACCCGACGTTCGCCCCCGCACTGCTCCACACCGTGGTGTTCACCGCCGTGTGCCTGGTCTTCCAGTACGCGATCGGCCTGGCCCTCGCTGTCTTCTTCAACCAGCACTTCCGGCTCTCCGCCACCCTGCGGGCCCTGTTCCTCGTACCGTGGCTGCTGCCGCTGATCGTGTCGGCGTCCACCTGGTCGTGGATGCTCAACAGCGAGTCCGGTGTCGTCAACGCCCTGCTGCACGCGGTCGGGATCGGCCCGGTGAACTGGCTGACCTCGCCGTCCTGGTCGCTGGCCTCGGTGATCATCGCGAACATCTGGATCGGTGTCCCCTTCAACCTCGTCGTCCTCTACAGCGGCCTGCAGTCCATCCCCGCCAGCCTGTACGAGGCCGCCGCCCTCGACGGGGCGAACGCCTGGCAGCGCTTCAGGAGCGTCACCTTCCCGCTGCTGCGCCCGGTCTCCGCGATCACCCTTCTCCTGGGCCTGGTCTACACACTCAAGGTCTTCGACATCATCTGGATCATGACCAAGGGCGGCCCGGCCGACTCCTCCACCACCTTCGCCACCTGGTCCTACCAGCTCGGCTTCGGCAACCTGCTGCCCGCCTTCGGCCCCGGAGCGGCCGTCGGCAACCTGCTCGTCGTCGCCGCCCTGGCCTTCGGACTGATCTATCTGAAGGTCCAGCGAAAGCAGGCCCAGTCATGA
- a CDS encoding FG-GAP and VCBS repeat-containing protein: protein MSITARTARRSAGSAAVTAASFLLLAGAGILAAPAAFAGVPGGTSAVDRNNDFDGDGYADLLTGVPEGTVDGKEGAGYVTVQYGAPNGIGTNTTVPRGQVQVVSQSTKGVPGTSETGDHFGQAVATGDLDGDGYDDAVIGTPGEDEGTVEDAGRVTVLYGSKAGLGAENTMTVGADKAVAGARFGLSVAAARFSGDIDGDQLVVLDQKAGLHVFTYHVGLLRQVGTPRSTGHTLQGAYLTTGDYDRDGFADLVVSGYSPDNDYVMGWSSYYAGGTEGLSYRSDLRGGLGTASGDINGDGYDDLVVGQRSAVDETTGDADAPGGLIGVYYGGDDGPAGTEGPGTAPQWWSQNSPGVPGTAEQGDAWGNDLSVADVDGDGRADVAVGAPGEDVGTVRDAGAVWLLRGSGTGLTATGAQSFDQNSPGIPGAAEEGDAWGAQVRLVDTDGDGRAELVAAAPDENAGDGAVWLLPASGNGLLADGSLSYGAAALGGTAHVAHFGAVIDE from the coding sequence ATGAGCATCACCGCGCGCACCGCCCGCCGTTCCGCGGGCTCGGCCGCAGTCACCGCGGCCTCCTTCCTGCTGCTGGCGGGAGCGGGCATCCTGGCCGCGCCGGCCGCGTTCGCGGGCGTGCCCGGCGGCACCTCCGCCGTCGACCGCAACAACGACTTCGACGGCGACGGCTACGCCGACCTCCTCACCGGCGTGCCGGAGGGCACCGTCGACGGCAAGGAGGGCGCCGGGTACGTCACCGTCCAGTACGGCGCGCCGAACGGCATCGGCACCAACACCACCGTCCCCAGGGGTCAGGTCCAGGTCGTCAGCCAGTCGACCAAGGGCGTGCCCGGCACCTCCGAGACCGGCGATCACTTCGGGCAGGCCGTCGCCACCGGCGACCTGGACGGCGACGGCTACGACGACGCGGTCATCGGCACGCCCGGCGAGGACGAGGGGACCGTCGAGGACGCGGGCCGGGTGACCGTCCTGTACGGCTCCAAGGCGGGCCTCGGCGCCGAGAACACCATGACCGTCGGAGCCGACAAGGCCGTAGCGGGCGCCCGGTTCGGTCTGTCGGTGGCCGCCGCCCGCTTCTCCGGGGACATCGACGGCGACCAGCTCGTCGTCCTCGACCAGAAGGCGGGCCTGCACGTCTTCACCTACCACGTCGGCCTCCTGCGCCAGGTCGGTACCCCGCGCTCCACCGGCCACACCCTCCAGGGCGCCTACCTGACCACCGGCGACTACGACCGCGACGGCTTCGCCGACCTGGTCGTGTCCGGCTACAGCCCCGACAACGACTACGTCATGGGCTGGTCCTCCTACTACGCGGGCGGCACCGAGGGCCTGAGCTACCGGAGCGACCTGCGCGGCGGTCTCGGCACGGCCTCCGGCGACATCAACGGCGACGGCTACGACGACCTCGTCGTCGGACAGCGCAGCGCCGTGGACGAGACCACCGGTGACGCCGACGCGCCCGGCGGTCTGATCGGCGTCTACTACGGCGGCGACGACGGCCCGGCCGGCACCGAGGGCCCCGGCACCGCCCCGCAGTGGTGGTCGCAGAACTCCCCGGGCGTGCCCGGTACCGCGGAGCAGGGCGACGCCTGGGGCAACGACCTGTCCGTCGCCGACGTCGACGGTGACGGCCGCGCCGACGTGGCTGTGGGCGCGCCCGGCGAGGACGTGGGCACGGTCCGCGATGCGGGCGCGGTGTGGCTGCTGCGCGGATCCGGTACGGGTCTGACCGCTACCGGTGCCCAGTCCTTCGACCAGAACAGCCCGGGCATCCCCGGCGCCGCCGAGGAGGGTGACGCGTGGGGCGCCCAGGTGCGGCTCGTGGACACCGACGGTGACGGCAGGGCCGAGCTGGTGGCCGCCGCGCCCGACGAGAACGCCGGTGACGGCGCGGTGTGGCTGCTGCCCGCGAGCGGCAACGGGCTCCTCGCCGACGGCTCCCTTTCCTACGGTGCCGCGGCCCTCGGCGGTACCGCCCACGTCGCCCACTTCGGTGCCGTGATCGACGAGTGA
- a CDS encoding sugar ABC transporter substrate-binding protein translates to MNSFSGRHRPTAAVLLSLAVAVTATACGSGSGGSGTNAADKGTYSVWDPYPQFAKGSAWTNLLDKCGTAAGVKIKRTGFDTSDLANKSLLAAQQGNSPDLLIVDNPVVSTLAEAGVLTTTDDNKLDTSKVDPNLLAAGQSGGKTYGTPIGANTLALYYNKAVLKKAGVDIASVKDWTSLTAALEKIKGAGKKGITFSAIGTEEGSFQFLPWYWGSGAKLTALDSDQAVSALSLWKTWLDKDYAPNSVLNNTQTTSWQEFATGDYAFAENGTWQLANAKKAGFDYGVLPIPGASGGSAAAPTGGEFVTLPVQSDTGRYTTSQKLATCLTSTQNLYDTDTTLSYVAPTAEVQDKQLAAEPELKPWIAAVKAAKGRTSDDLGTKYPKISEQLWKAVQTALSGSKSPKDALADAQSAVK, encoded by the coding sequence ATGAACAGCTTCTCCGGACGGCACCGCCCGACCGCCGCAGTCCTGCTCTCGCTGGCCGTCGCCGTCACCGCCACCGCGTGCGGCTCCGGCTCGGGCGGCTCCGGGACGAACGCCGCGGACAAGGGCACGTACAGCGTCTGGGACCCGTACCCGCAGTTCGCCAAGGGCTCGGCCTGGACGAACCTGCTGGACAAGTGCGGCACCGCGGCGGGCGTGAAGATCAAGCGGACCGGTTTCGACACCAGCGACCTCGCCAACAAGTCCCTGCTCGCCGCCCAGCAGGGCAACTCGCCGGACCTCCTCATCGTCGACAACCCGGTCGTCTCCACCCTGGCCGAGGCAGGCGTTCTCACCACGACCGACGACAACAAGCTGGACACCTCCAAGGTCGACCCCAACCTCCTCGCCGCCGGCCAGTCGGGCGGCAAGACCTACGGCACCCCCATCGGCGCGAACACCCTCGCCCTCTACTACAACAAGGCGGTCCTGAAGAAGGCCGGGGTCGACATCGCCTCGGTCAAGGACTGGACGTCACTGACGGCGGCGCTGGAGAAGATCAAGGGCGCGGGAAAGAAGGGCATCACGTTCTCCGCGATCGGCACCGAGGAGGGCAGCTTCCAGTTCCTGCCCTGGTACTGGGGCTCGGGCGCCAAGCTGACCGCGCTCGACTCCGACCAGGCGGTCTCCGCGCTGTCGCTGTGGAAGACCTGGCTGGACAAGGACTACGCCCCCAACTCGGTCCTGAACAACACCCAGACGACCAGCTGGCAGGAGTTCGCCACCGGCGACTACGCCTTCGCGGAGAACGGCACCTGGCAGCTCGCCAACGCCAAGAAGGCCGGCTTCGACTACGGCGTCCTCCCGATACCCGGCGCGTCCGGCGGCAGCGCGGCCGCCCCGACCGGCGGCGAGTTCGTCACCCTCCCGGTGCAGAGCGACACCGGCCGCTACACCACCTCCCAGAAACTGGCGACCTGCCTGACCAGCACCCAGAACCTGTACGACACCGACACCACGCTGTCCTACGTGGCCCCCACCGCCGAGGTCCAGGACAAACAGCTGGCCGCCGAACCCGAGTTGAAGCCCTGGATCGCGGCGGTCAAGGCGGCCAAGGGGCGCACCAGCGACGACCTCGGCACCAAGTACCCCAAGATCTCCGAGCAGTTGTGGAAGGCCGTCCAGACCGCGCTCAGCGGCTCGAAGTCCCCGAAGGACGCGCTGGCCGACGCCCAGTCCGCCGTCAAGTGA
- a CDS encoding amylo-alpha-1,6-glucosidase has protein sequence MTADRSGPAFSVHDIPFSTYGSWFGISPVVAEKTYAEDLHLVSHQNGMHAVLRLVPLDSATGDRAETRVEATPGLLSWTGTQGRVDLAYESPDTVRLRGAGLPLRISAAARTLTPFSGTYFFRDPAADAYVFTSYETGCRYRVTVLAGTADAFGGQALGSADRGLTVAADADGRWEIAVEELDTSRPPHVSTTAFAKVVEAAHNSFADFVDTVAPWRTSATPAAELAAYVLWSATVRPAGLVTRPGVLMSKHWMDKVWSWDHCFNALALAPGYPELALDQFQLPFDHQDESGALPDSVTHSEVLRNFVKPPIHGWAFGRLRRRLPTPPGRADLEGTYDRLERWTEFWLTARRAPGAELPHYQHGNDSGWDNATTFDPARVVVTADLAAFLTLQLRELATLATHLDRPDDALRWTRTAEATQEAMLAQLWKGDRFVAQGADGGDTWDSSSLLDLMPIVLGEYLPDDIGAVLADRIEAHLTPYGLATELPTSPHYLADGYWRGPIWAPATVLVEDGLRRAGHHRLSDEISARFRGLCETHGFAENFDALTGTGLRDRAYTWTAAAYLLLAEAHTQRGDR, from the coding sequence ATGACCGCCGACCGATCCGGCCCGGCCTTCTCCGTCCACGACATCCCGTTCAGCACCTACGGATCCTGGTTCGGCATCTCTCCCGTGGTGGCGGAGAAGACGTACGCCGAGGACCTCCACCTCGTCTCGCACCAGAACGGCATGCACGCCGTCCTGCGCCTGGTCCCCCTCGACTCGGCGACGGGCGACCGCGCCGAGACCCGCGTAGAGGCGACACCGGGCCTGCTCAGCTGGACCGGTACGCAGGGGCGCGTCGACCTCGCCTACGAGTCGCCGGACACCGTACGCCTGCGCGGTGCGGGTCTGCCGCTGCGGATCTCGGCGGCGGCGCGGACGCTGACGCCGTTCAGCGGCACATACTTCTTCCGCGACCCGGCAGCCGACGCGTACGTGTTCACGTCGTACGAGACCGGCTGCCGCTACCGGGTCACGGTGCTCGCCGGCACGGCCGACGCGTTCGGCGGCCAGGCACTGGGGAGCGCAGACCGCGGACTCACCGTCGCCGCCGACGCGGACGGCCGCTGGGAGATCGCGGTCGAGGAACTCGACACCTCCCGCCCGCCCCACGTGTCGACGACGGCCTTCGCGAAGGTCGTCGAGGCCGCGCACAACTCCTTCGCCGACTTCGTGGACACCGTGGCCCCCTGGCGCACGTCCGCGACACCGGCCGCCGAACTCGCCGCCTACGTCCTGTGGTCAGCGACCGTACGCCCGGCCGGCCTGGTCACCCGGCCCGGTGTCCTGATGTCCAAGCACTGGATGGACAAGGTGTGGAGCTGGGACCACTGCTTCAACGCCCTGGCCCTGGCGCCCGGTTACCCCGAACTGGCCTTGGACCAGTTCCAGCTGCCCTTCGACCACCAGGACGAGAGCGGGGCACTGCCCGACTCGGTCACCCACTCCGAGGTGCTCCGCAACTTCGTCAAACCCCCCATCCACGGCTGGGCGTTCGGCCGGCTGCGCCGTCGGCTGCCCACGCCTCCCGGCCGGGCGGACCTGGAAGGGACGTACGACAGGCTGGAACGCTGGACGGAGTTCTGGCTCACCGCCCGGCGCGCGCCCGGCGCCGAGCTGCCCCACTACCAGCACGGCAACGACAGCGGCTGGGACAACGCCACCACCTTCGATCCCGCACGCGTCGTCGTCACCGCCGACCTGGCCGCCTTCCTCACCCTCCAGCTGCGTGAACTCGCCACCCTGGCAACGCACTTGGACCGGCCGGACGACGCCCTCCGGTGGACCCGCACCGCCGAGGCCACCCAGGAGGCGATGCTCGCCCAGCTCTGGAAGGGCGACCGGTTCGTCGCCCAGGGTGCCGACGGCGGTGACACATGGGACAGTTCCAGCCTGCTCGACCTGATGCCCATCGTGCTGGGCGAGTATCTGCCGGACGACATCGGCGCCGTGCTGGCCGACCGTATCGAGGCCCATCTGACCCCGTACGGCCTGGCCACCGAGCTGCCCACCTCACCGCACTACCTTGCCGACGGCTACTGGCGCGGCCCGATCTGGGCCCCGGCCACGGTCCTCGTCGAGGACGGCCTGCGGCGCGCCGGCCATCACCGGCTGTCGGACGAGATCAGCGCCCGCTTCCGCGGCCTGTGCGAGACTCACGGCTTCGCGGAGAATTTCGACGCCCTGACCGGGACGGGCCTGCGTGACCGCGCCTACACCTGGACGGCCGCCGCCTATCTCCTGCTCGCCGAGGCCCACACACAACGAGGCGACCGTTGA
- a CDS encoding LacI family DNA-binding transcriptional regulator, producing the protein MNIGEIARRAGVSRSTVSYALSGKRPVSEDTRRKIQQVVDELGYRPSASARALANGRTSTLGLVFPPAGNHYTGMQLDFIGSVVEAAAAHDYDVLLSPSGVDSDRSFQRLLGERRVDGAILMEIRLEDDRVDHLAALGFPSVAIGRTARAEEGWYVALDHTALTAACVHHLADLGHRRIAFVNRPEQLLRTGYESAHRGLDGFTKAAAERGLTVRTYCCGDDAASGQACVERILHDDPATTALVTLNEAALGGLHRGLAHAGRHVPRDFSVTGIVANRWAETVTPQVTAADVPAAEMGRLAVDLLVERLGRPDAPPRHHLLVPPISLRASTGPAGATQADPAP; encoded by the coding sequence GTGAACATCGGTGAGATCGCCCGGCGGGCCGGTGTCTCCCGCAGCACCGTGTCCTACGCGCTGAGCGGCAAGCGCCCGGTGTCGGAAGACACCCGCCGGAAGATCCAGCAGGTCGTCGACGAACTGGGCTACCGGCCCAGCGCCAGCGCCCGCGCCCTGGCCAACGGGCGGACCAGTACGCTCGGCCTGGTCTTCCCGCCGGCCGGCAACCACTACACGGGGATGCAGCTGGACTTCATCGGCAGCGTGGTGGAGGCCGCCGCGGCTCACGACTACGACGTGCTGCTCTCCCCTAGCGGAGTGGACAGCGACCGTTCCTTCCAGCGGCTGCTGGGGGAGCGGCGGGTGGACGGCGCGATCCTGATGGAGATCAGGCTGGAGGACGACCGGGTCGATCACCTGGCCGCGCTCGGCTTCCCCTCCGTCGCCATCGGCCGCACCGCCCGCGCGGAGGAGGGCTGGTACGTCGCCCTGGACCACACCGCGCTGACGGCGGCCTGCGTCCACCACCTCGCGGACCTCGGCCACCGCCGGATCGCCTTCGTCAACCGGCCCGAGCAACTCCTGAGGACCGGGTACGAGTCGGCGCACCGCGGCCTGGACGGTTTCACCAAGGCCGCGGCCGAGCGGGGTCTGACGGTCCGGACGTACTGCTGCGGGGACGACGCCGCCTCGGGGCAGGCCTGCGTGGAACGGATCCTGCACGACGACCCTGCCACCACGGCCCTGGTCACCTTGAACGAGGCCGCGCTGGGCGGTCTCCACCGGGGCCTCGCCCACGCGGGCCGCCATGTGCCACGGGACTTCTCCGTCACCGGGATCGTGGCCAACCGGTGGGCGGAGACGGTGACTCCGCAGGTCACCGCGGCGGACGTACCGGCGGCCGAGATGGGCCGGCTCGCCGTCGACCTGCTGGTGGAGCGGCTCGGCCGTCCCGACGCGCCGCCCCGGCACCACCTCCTCGTCCCACCGATCTCGCTGCGGGCCAGCACCGGGCCCGCGGGGGCCACCCAGGCCGACCCGGCTCCCTGA
- a CDS encoding carbohydrate ABC transporter permease yields MNPGTSRTWWKTTVGVLLTAVMLFPVYWMLNVSFTRDQDMRKSPPDLFPAHGTLAGYRAVLDQQLPYLGTSLVIGLGTVALTVALAAPAGYALAKLRPRGGGALGFVLLVAQMIPGIIMAMGFYAIYLQLGLLQSVPGLIVADSTLAVPFAVLIFTAFMSGIPGELLQAARTDGAGPLRTFWSIVLPMSRNAIVTVSLFAFLWSWSDFVFASTLANGGAHEPITLGIYHYIGNNNQQWNAIMATAVVASLPATVILVLAQRYVAAGVTAGAVKD; encoded by the coding sequence ATGAACCCGGGCACCAGCCGCACCTGGTGGAAGACGACCGTCGGCGTCCTGCTCACCGCGGTCATGCTCTTCCCGGTCTACTGGATGCTCAACGTGTCCTTCACCCGCGACCAGGACATGCGCAAGTCCCCGCCCGACCTGTTCCCCGCCCACGGCACCCTGGCCGGCTATCGGGCCGTCCTCGACCAGCAGTTGCCCTACCTCGGCACCAGCCTCGTCATCGGTCTGGGCACCGTCGCACTGACCGTGGCGCTCGCCGCACCCGCCGGCTACGCACTCGCCAAACTCCGCCCGCGCGGCGGGGGCGCACTCGGTTTCGTCCTCCTGGTCGCCCAGATGATCCCCGGCATCATCATGGCGATGGGCTTCTACGCCATCTATCTCCAGCTGGGCCTGCTCCAGTCCGTCCCCGGCCTGATCGTCGCCGACTCCACGCTGGCCGTCCCCTTCGCCGTCCTCATCTTCACCGCGTTCATGTCCGGCATCCCCGGCGAACTCCTCCAGGCCGCCAGGACCGACGGCGCCGGACCGCTGCGCACCTTCTGGTCGATCGTCCTGCCGATGAGCCGCAACGCGATCGTCACGGTGTCACTGTTCGCGTTCCTGTGGTCCTGGTCCGACTTCGTCTTCGCCAGCACCCTTGCCAACGGCGGCGCGCACGAGCCCATCACCCTCGGCATCTACCACTACATCGGCAACAACAACCAGCAGTGGAACGCCATCATGGCCACCGCCGTAGTGGCCTCCCTGCCGGCCACGGTGATCCTCGTCCTCGCCCAGCGCTACGTCGCCGCAGGAGTGACCGCCGGCGCCGTCAAGGACTGA
- a CDS encoding helix-turn-helix transcriptional regulator, producing the protein MEQLVGRATELDRFDAVLANLGRPGAVSAVDISGEPGIGKSRLLTEACARARRAGFTVLRGRATEYEQHVPFQVFTDALADAESETDATVTLAAADPGAVPHRDGRGSDGGAAARFGPRHAIRALLARLGDPGVVLALDDLHWADPASHELVDHLVRHPPRGRVLLIVARRARQTPTSLTAALTRGIDTGAVLHLPLDPLAERESIQALAGDLPPARAGQLYAASEGNPLYLHALLHAYRSGAPLGGVDIHDDITGPAGVPSGLAALLLDELTGLTPPQRRLVEAVAVLGDQATTGMLTLVTDTPAGTVEEHTDVLAARDILRPGPGDRWAPRHPLVRALVYENTSPVRRADLHRRAARELDHRGAPAAERAHHVERSLTGWDPEAAAVLSEASEQLASTAPATTAHLLDVVLEHLPRTPEHTRRRGELTLARARALGVSGALSESRDLLHLLIEGVGRSHPDLRAEAVAQYAVMERHLGHSPEATALLRQELSRTPGPTIAQDVSLRLALGMSALLTASYPEARTDVARAVDIARADGNTPAEAAALALAALGEAYEGHTAAATGFADAARALTDALTDPDLTESSEALVWLAWAETLLERYADAERHITRGLDIARRGGQLQLLPHLLTNRAFVCLHTCRLPAALEAAEEAEAIARAAGSGDLLGFTLAIKTLVLLIGGPLGDGSALATGEEAVAALTGSTGWWAALAWCMLGHAAFVNGDPYRAQEAIVAAGGGPELPLLQPSIRPGQLDTLVGTALATGDPAKAGRWAAQAAREAKRLGLGGQRAGALQAEATVAEHHGDTDRAVRLLDAATQEYARCGQTLWEAYCLLRAAPLVKRAGRRRAAVAMWQRAHRIAADGGARLLLDLAELTRPQIMADTAELPAELADLTPRELDIAGLVAEGLSNQAIAARLHLSPRTVETHLSSVYRKASLPSRSALAVLMTRSGLTTYG; encoded by the coding sequence GTGGAACAACTGGTCGGCAGGGCCACGGAGCTCGACCGGTTCGACGCCGTGCTCGCGAACCTGGGGCGGCCCGGAGCGGTGTCGGCCGTCGACATCTCCGGGGAACCCGGCATCGGCAAGAGCCGCCTCCTCACCGAGGCGTGCGCACGGGCACGGCGTGCCGGATTCACCGTGCTGCGGGGCAGGGCCACCGAGTACGAACAGCACGTGCCGTTCCAGGTGTTCACCGACGCGCTCGCCGACGCGGAGTCCGAGACCGACGCCACCGTCACCCTTGCCGCCGCCGATCCGGGAGCGGTGCCGCACCGGGACGGGCGCGGGTCCGACGGCGGTGCGGCGGCCCGCTTCGGCCCGCGGCACGCGATCAGGGCACTCCTCGCGCGCCTGGGCGACCCCGGAGTGGTGCTGGCCCTCGACGACCTGCACTGGGCGGACCCGGCCTCCCACGAACTCGTGGACCATCTGGTCCGCCACCCTCCGCGCGGCCGGGTGCTGCTGATCGTGGCGCGCCGGGCCCGGCAGACGCCGACCTCGCTGACCGCGGCGCTGACCCGCGGCATCGATACGGGGGCCGTACTCCACCTGCCCCTGGATCCGCTGGCCGAACGGGAGTCCATCCAGGCGCTGGCGGGCGACCTGCCCCCGGCCCGGGCCGGACAGCTGTACGCGGCCAGCGAGGGCAACCCCCTCTATCTGCACGCCCTGTTGCACGCCTACCGCAGCGGGGCCCCGCTGGGCGGCGTCGACATCCATGACGACATCACCGGCCCGGCCGGTGTCCCCAGCGGTCTGGCCGCGCTGCTGCTCGACGAGCTGACCGGACTGACGCCGCCGCAGCGCCGTCTCGTCGAAGCGGTGGCCGTGCTCGGTGACCAGGCCACGACCGGCATGCTGACCCTGGTGACCGACACACCCGCCGGCACCGTCGAGGAGCACACCGACGTCCTCGCGGCACGCGACATCCTGCGCCCGGGGCCGGGAGACCGCTGGGCGCCGCGGCATCCGCTGGTGCGGGCCCTGGTCTACGAGAACACCTCGCCCGTACGGCGCGCCGACCTCCACCGCCGCGCGGCACGGGAGTTGGACCACCGGGGCGCCCCCGCGGCCGAACGCGCCCACCACGTCGAACGCTCGCTGACCGGCTGGGATCCCGAGGCCGCCGCCGTGCTGAGTGAGGCGTCCGAACAGCTCGCGTCCACCGCACCGGCCACCACCGCCCACCTGCTGGACGTCGTCCTGGAACACCTGCCCCGAACGCCCGAGCACACCCGGCGGCGCGGCGAACTGACCCTGGCCCGTGCCCGCGCGCTCGGCGTCAGCGGCGCACTCAGCGAGAGCCGCGACCTCCTCCATCTCCTGATCGAGGGAGTGGGCAGGAGCCACCCCGACCTGCGAGCCGAGGCCGTCGCGCAGTACGCCGTGATGGAACGCCACCTCGGTCACTCCCCGGAGGCCACGGCCCTGCTGCGCCAGGAGCTGTCCCGCACGCCGGGCCCGACCATCGCCCAGGACGTCTCCCTCAGGCTGGCCCTGGGCATGTCAGCCCTGTTGACCGCGTCCTACCCCGAGGCCCGCACGGACGTCGCCCGGGCCGTCGACATCGCCCGTGCCGACGGCAACACCCCGGCAGAGGCGGCCGCCCTGGCCCTCGCCGCGCTCGGCGAGGCGTACGAAGGGCATACGGCTGCCGCCACCGGATTCGCCGACGCGGCCCGCGCCCTCACCGACGCGCTCACCGACCCCGACCTCACCGAGTCGTCCGAGGCACTGGTCTGGCTGGCCTGGGCCGAAACGCTGCTGGAGCGCTATGCCGACGCGGAACGGCACATCACCCGCGGCCTGGACATCGCCCGCCGCGGCGGCCAACTCCAACTCCTGCCCCATCTGCTGACGAACCGTGCCTTCGTCTGCCTGCACACCTGCCGGCTGCCCGCCGCGCTGGAGGCGGCCGAGGAGGCCGAGGCCATCGCCCGCGCCGCCGGCAGCGGCGACCTGCTCGGGTTCACGCTCGCCATCAAGACGCTGGTGCTCCTCATCGGCGGCCCACTGGGCGACGGCAGCGCGCTGGCCACCGGTGAGGAGGCCGTCGCGGCGCTGACCGGGAGCACGGGCTGGTGGGCCGCCCTGGCCTGGTGCATGCTCGGCCACGCGGCCTTCGTCAACGGCGACCCGTACCGGGCCCAGGAAGCCATCGTGGCCGCCGGCGGGGGCCCCGAACTGCCGCTGCTGCAGCCGTCGATCCGGCCGGGCCAGCTCGACACGCTGGTGGGCACCGCCCTCGCCACGGGTGACCCCGCCAAGGCGGGTCGGTGGGCCGCCCAGGCGGCCCGCGAGGCGAAACGGCTCGGCCTCGGCGGCCAGCGCGCGGGCGCGCTGCAGGCCGAGGCGACCGTGGCCGAACACCACGGAGACACCGACAGGGCCGTCCGCCTCCTGGACGCGGCCACACAGGAATACGCCCGCTGCGGTCAGACCCTGTGGGAGGCGTACTGCCTCCTGCGCGCCGCTCCCCTCGTCAAACGCGCCGGCCGGCGCAGAGCGGCCGTCGCGATGTGGCAACGGGCCCACCGCATCGCCGCCGACGGGGGCGCCCGACTGCTGCTGGACCTGGCCGAGCTGACCCGCCCGCAGATCATGGCGGACACCGCCGAACTGCCGGCGGAACTGGCCGACCTGACGCCACGGGAACTCGACATCGCCGGGCTCGTGGCGGAAGGCCTGAGCAACCAGGCCATCGCCGCCCGGCTCCACCTCAGCCCGCGCACGGTCGAGACCCACCTGTCGTCCGTCTACCGCAAGGCGTCCTTGCCGTCCCGCTCGGCCCTGGCCGTCCTCATGACGCGCAGTGGCCTGACGACCTACGGGTGA